Proteins co-encoded in one Acidovorax sp. 69 genomic window:
- a CDS encoding acyl-CoA thioesterase codes for MSAVFSPPPAALPTDKELVLKVIPMPADTNGNGDIFGGWVMAQVDLAGSVLPARYIQGRMATVAVNEFIFKQPVRVGDILSFFASITRVGNTSVTVQVEVYAERFTDQGRYVKVTEARLTYVAIDDQGRPRAVPKHTAPD; via the coding sequence ATGTCTGCCGTTTTCAGCCCGCCACCTGCCGCATTACCCACCGACAAGGAGCTGGTGCTCAAGGTCATCCCCATGCCCGCCGATACCAACGGCAATGGCGACATCTTTGGCGGCTGGGTGATGGCGCAGGTGGACCTGGCGGGTTCCGTGCTGCCCGCGCGCTACATCCAGGGGCGCATGGCCACGGTAGCGGTCAATGAATTCATCTTCAAGCAGCCCGTGCGCGTGGGCGACATCCTGTCGTTCTTCGCATCCATCACGCGGGTGGGCAACACCTCGGTCACCGTGCAGGTGGAGGTGTATGCCGAACGCTTTACCGACCAGGGCCGTTATGTGAAGGTCACCGAGGCGCGGCTGACCTACGTGGCCATTGACGACCAGGGCCGACCGCGCGCGGTGCCTAAACACACCGCGCCGGATTGA
- a CDS encoding polymer-forming cytoskeletal protein: MAVQNPFFGKREPEPFQPRQSTTSSSVLGGSAAHGSVSAQPVAAPAAPKSVAGDSTGSKLTVGPNIKLKGVEITDCDTLVVEGTVEATMDSRVIQISENGAFKGSAEIDIAEIHGEFNGTLTVRQKLVIYSTGKVNGKIRYGKLVVEEGGQLAGEIEAGFTASSSSQLQRAAAPLRAEPAVLAA; encoded by the coding sequence ATGGCCGTGCAAAACCCCTTTTTTGGCAAGCGTGAACCCGAACCGTTCCAACCCCGCCAGAGCACCACATCGTCATCGGTTCTGGGTGGCTCGGCGGCCCATGGTTCCGTGTCCGCGCAACCGGTGGCTGCGCCCGCCGCGCCCAAGTCGGTGGCGGGCGACTCCACCGGCAGCAAGCTCACCGTGGGCCCCAACATCAAGCTCAAGGGCGTAGAGATCACCGATTGCGACACCCTGGTGGTCGAAGGCACCGTGGAGGCTACGATGGACTCGCGCGTGATCCAGATATCAGAAAACGGTGCGTTCAAAGGCTCGGCGGAGATCGACATTGCAGAGATCCACGGCGAGTTCAACGGCACGCTGACGGTGCGCCAGAAGCTGGTGATCTACAGCACAGGCAAGGTCAACGGCAAGATCCGCTACGGCAAACTGGTGGTGGAAGAGGGTGGCCAGCTGGCGGGCGAGATCGAGGCGGGTTTCACGGCGTCGTCGTCCAGCCAGCTGCAGCGCGCGGCAGCGCCCTTGCGCGCCGAACCGGCGGTGCTGGCCGCCTGA
- a CDS encoding thioesterase family protein, translated as MSKSVTPPLQAFEPEFIAGLKSIFEEKIVFNQVLGLKITSLAPDGVVGRIDMKPDLVGHYAYNRIHGGVISAGLDAMGGLAVMAAIGAKHLDEAPEQRLHRFAKLGTIDLRIDYLRPGIGSHFELRAQVLRLGSRVATTRMEFLGPDGQIMSAGAAAYIVS; from the coding sequence ATGAGCAAATCCGTCACGCCGCCCTTGCAGGCTTTTGAACCCGAATTCATTGCAGGCCTCAAGTCCATCTTTGAAGAAAAAATTGTGTTCAACCAGGTGCTGGGCCTGAAGATCACATCGCTGGCGCCCGATGGTGTGGTGGGCCGCATCGACATGAAACCGGACCTGGTGGGCCACTACGCCTACAACCGCATCCATGGCGGCGTGATCAGCGCGGGGCTCGATGCCATGGGTGGGCTGGCAGTCATGGCCGCGATTGGCGCCAAGCACCTGGACGAGGCCCCCGAGCAGCGGCTGCACCGCTTTGCCAAGCTGGGCACCATCGACCTGCGCATTGACTACCTGCGCCCGGGCATTGGCAGCCACTTCGAGTTGCGCGCCCAGGTGCTGCGCCTGGGCTCGCGCGTGGCAACCACTCGCATGGAGTTTCTGGGGCCGGATGGGCAGATCATGTCGGCAGGGGCTGCGGCGTACATTGTTTCTTAG